A part of Doryrhamphus excisus isolate RoL2022-K1 chromosome 8, RoL_Dexc_1.0, whole genome shotgun sequence genomic DNA contains:
- the atm gene encoding serine-protein kinase ATM isoform X3, with amino-acid sequence MSLALHDLLVCCRGLENDKVTERKKEAERFRQLIRSPEIVQELDRNSGPKTKGSKHLTWDAVFRFLQRYVQRETESMKSSKSSVVRATALALRQRKMAEISSLIRFFIHYANKRGPRLKCSELLKHVIEVLQNSYTCAAYGKDYSNLLLKEILSVRKYWCDITPQQWHSLLDVYCGMFNSPSESINRVLVSRVIDTVVQGCCMQTDGFNNTLFSFFSKALLNSRQEKHLMVLEHLVSALNTFLRAVAMNYRRRVCQLGEELLPSILQVWANMRPSTALKEEIVEFFTLQVCIHHPEGAKTQETGAHAEDWNRWRSLLYSLHEALVGEISHIGSRGKYVTGTRHVGVKASVIKLTADICHQLFSTDSDSQLSEVTQASFSSTQSGSSGCGTPSKRRRIELSWEVLLDHLQHQRSDFDIIPWLQITATLISKYPSVVPSREMVPLLSVLYQLLAEQRRGERGPYVLRCLREVARCQAHLPEKIQIHKLELDRLWSRVWPLALRGVSSPQLESFSLDLLNSIVQGGLVSMDREFWKLFSGAGCKPSQSSVICLAQVLLKWPVPKSPTWEQMGITEGSGSPNLKETLMSWLLMTDQSDELEDSSRPHPIICSDFPYNIIANILVSLTLKDTRAGLNFLLGSEGVERSVFQESPLLSGKDVLEEIEQLYLQFSFSTRFSQMRGPYNLTERTSSDGHFTAISSLQKKLEQFLLCVADNMLNCYIPGSPSTPPECLVRCVSLLTGVLACYVSSGYITEEEAGRSQLFTKAKTLAQELSGYLSSVKVKMSEESTMTTLRSIMRLCTLSTTRKNKDNVCTISSRLFIMTLPASLVGELAEIYKLLLSSASRKSSVVDEDESTDNEWEMTRTQQGDDIPLFESDEESHSGTQRPRGGDNNEASCAPDNRKCLNVLKRESSRDPDQRPPGPGGAWMRQQQPCRCSC; translated from the exons ATGAGCCTGGCTCTTCATGATTTGTTGGTGTGCTGCAGGGGTCTAGAGAATGACAAAGTTACAGAGAGAAAG AAAGAAGCCGAACGCTTCCGACAACTCATACGGTCTCCAGAGATCGTGCAGGAGCTTGATCGCAACTCAGGACCTAAAACAAAAGGCTCCAAACACCTCACATGGGATGCTGTTTTTAG GTTTCTACAGCGCTACGTCCAACGGGAGACAGAAAGCATGAAGTCAAGTAAATCAAGTGTGGTCAGAGCAACCGCACTGGCCCTTCGTCAGAGGAAGATGGCTGAAATTAGCAGTTTGATCAGATTTTTCATACACTATGCAAACAAAC GTGGACCTCGTCTAAAATGCAGTGAGCTGCTGAAGCATGTCATTGAGGTACTCCAGAATTCATACACCTGTGCAGCCTACGGGAAAGACTACAGCAATCTCCTCTTAAAAGAAATCCTGTCTGTCCGCAAGTACTGGTGTGACATCACTCCACAACAGTGGCACA GTCTTTTGGATGTGTACTGTGGCATGTTCAATTCCCCATCCGAATCTATTAACCGAGTTCTGGTAAGCCGGGTAATTGACACGGTCGTGCAGGGTTGTTGTATGCAAACTGATGGATTCAACAACACCCTGTTCAGCTTCTTCTCCAAGGCATTGCTCAATTCCAG GCAAGAGAAACACTTGATGGTTTTGGAGCACCTCGTCTCAGCGCTCAACACCTTCTTGAGAGCTGTGGCAATGAACTACAGAAGAAGGGTGTGCCAACTGGGGGAGGAACTTCTGCCTTCAATACTCCAAGTCTGGGCCAACATGAGGCCCAGTACTGCTCTAAAAGAGGAGATTGTCGAATTCTTTACCCTGCAGGTTTGCATCCACCATCCTGAAGGAGCAAAGACCCAGGAAACAG GTGCTCATGCTGAAGACTGGAACAGGTGGCGTAGTTTGCTATACAGTCTTCATGAAGCATTAGTTGGAGAAATCAGTCATATTGGTAGCAGAGGGAAGTACGTCACTGGTACGAGGCACGTTGGCGTTAAAGCAAGTGTCATCAAGCTCACAGCTGATATTTGTCACCAG CTTTTTAGTACAGACAGTGACTCACAGCTATCAGAGGTAACACAGGCCTCCTTCAGCTCTACCCAGTCGGGTAGTTCCGGTTGTGGAACACCGAGTAAGCGACGACGGATTGAACTCAGCTGGGAGGTCCTGTTGGACCACCTGCAGCATCAACGTAGCGACTTTGATATCATCCCATG GCTGCAGATAACCGCAACGCTCATCTCAAAATACCCATCCGTGGTGCCCAGCCGAGAGATGGTCCCACTGCTGTCAGTGTTGTACCAGCTTCTAGCGGAGCAACGAAGAGGAGAAAGGGGACCGTATGTACTGCGCTGTTTACGAGAGGTGGCTCGATGTCAGGCCCATTTGCCAGAAAAGATCCAAATTCACAAACTAGAACTGGACAGACTATGGAGTCGGGTGTGGCCTCTGGCACTGCGTGGTGTCAGCTCACCTCAGCTAGAATCTTTCAGCCTGGACCTCCTGAACTCCATTGTTCAAGGTGGACTGGTCAGTATGGATAGAGAGTTCTGGAAGCTCTTCTCTGGAGCAGGATGCAAACCATCCCA gaGCTCTGTGATTTGTCTGGCCCAGGTCCTGCTAAAATGGCCAGTCCCCAAAAGTCCAACTTGGGAACAGATGGGCATCACTGAAGGATCAGGCTCTCCAAACCTGAAGGAAACCCTCATGAGCTGGTTATTGATGACTGATCAAAGTGACGAGTTGGAGGATAGCTCCAGACCTCATCCCATCATTTGCAG TGATTTTCCTTACAATATAATTGCAAACATCCTGGTCTCGTTGACCTTGAAAGACACACGGGCTGGCCTGAACTTTCTCCTGGGTTCTGAGGGTGTAGAGAG gtccgTTTTTCAAGAGTCGCCATTGCTCAGTGGCAAAGATGTCTTGGAGGAAATTGAACAGTTGTACTTGCAGTTCAGCTTTAGCACTCGGTTTTCACAAATGAGAGGACCTTATAATCTGACTGAAAGGACATCGTCAGATGGACATTTCACTGCCATCTCCAGCCTCCAGAAGAAGTTGGAGCAGTTTCTTCTTTGTGTGGCTGACAACATGCTCAACTGCTACATTCCTGGT AGTCCATCCACCCCTCCAGAGTGTCTGGTGCGGTGTGTCAGTCTTCTGACTGGTGTTCTAGCATGTTACGTCTCATCAGGCTATATTACTGAAGAGGAGGCAGGACGGTCACAGCTGTTTACTAAAGCAAAG ACGCTGGCCCAGGAGTTGAGTGGATATCTTTCTAGTGTGAAAGTAAAGATGAGTGAAGAATCAACCATGACGACACTGAGATCCATCATGAGGCTGTGCACACTGTCCACCACAAGAAAAAACAAG GATAATGTTTGCACCATCTCCTCTCGCTTATTCATTATGACTTTACCGGCCAGTCTTGTCGGCGAACTGGCGGAGATCTACAAACTGCTG CTAAGCAGTGCTTCTCGGAAATCTTCTGTTGTGGATGAAGACGAATCTACAGACAATGAGTGGGAAATGACCAGAACACAGCAAGGGGATGACATTCCTCTTTTTGAAAGTGACGAAGAGTCCCACAGTGGGACTCAGAGACCCAGGGGTGGAGACAACAACGAAGCCTCGTGTGCACCAG acaatagaaagtgtttgaatgtgctgaagagggaatcttcccgtgaccctgatcagcgacctccaggtcctggaggtgcctggatgcgccaacagcaaccctgcagatgttcatgttaa
- the npat gene encoding protein NPAT, which translates to MLLPSDVARLVLGYLQEEGLSDTSLAFIQESPNLKEYAEHTMGDGAVPACVFSIFGKGLTTILNEYMAAKTKETCSEVPAVMTSLWKKLDFTLKQIKSLQSSPAVSASQRARSRVGLANLARQRVLSMTSGSSVVCSSISETTLVNSPALVSPCIPSHSTPLSYSAPQIRAPSVSAPPNQFHDGSRSLNTQRDTPVQIIVTEQRLNPGPMSPGRRKWDTPRKRSSGVGGSSGSAKSSVPASNVTAEPQAEEAVDENFPQLVIQNARDKILGDRSLQEKLAENINKILANEPTPQTPKAPSSSVEDDQSIDEILGLQGEIHMSDDAIHDILEQTESDPAFQALFDLFDYNKSRTDGEPEDVDMSNAPEENDTAGPPPSTVGQLPGNTGPDTTEQETSFLTPVTLKNKAVQERKTRKPPTLMKKTVLGSSSRSSRLENSSARLLITHEEHCDDFSSTLSENRKEKASTFPHTFTPSPLDIDTSLTVFENTASVGVQDSLPTLAPIIDSTAIPASRASATVAPVIYVDNQSKQAQGSPPQSAAALSSSLSNQPTFLLSPAQQNLSADVPPTSVPSSGENTQPLTLLVTPQSSTDANTAASVTCSTGTLSTMSKSGIPDTAASSFVSSDIDTSSKVSTDSNNIVSLKIIISDNPDEESSSDKALNQAISNIPTEKIPTIYLSSPAKSPRGSGTPRGINLDETALAVCGLQSSEALANSPCKAGALLPSHQLAATTQAQQSYIIQLPLDTANPALQGNTTSYLLMTESLTADAAARQSQAPTVFSKGPLMPKTNQYSVTAATPPQGFVTGSALILPSPVKPMMLPMTIMGQNGIGKVQMMANQLVGIPTSVPMQQTATVEPNASTVTVKQSANGDTLHNTVGQNLQNEMKDATASHKRILCFESPTDVQPPTSNPGTKTTTPSISNTLTSQNTTHTQKGHSPAAPRTRPAILGGNKPKRKVETIRCSGDHQASGNLVMPIFPQRQENNVKKNSTILNQESQTTSGNGVGLSQPDSVKNSEPGCRSKPIAGRYSLNKDGDQIKDSGTSKSLSSVSELQCIISKETEESSRKEPEEEHIEKKTLPQDKPKVTANKENEVIGTSQEHLSTPSSSGTSELGPPAITPSKSAKIPSKTKSLAKQAAEMLQNIQGLSSPHRPGKKSATSIPDLTGLRTQGTGNNQEESIDCPRTPLQQKKGKDTEGTPKNVLPHNTPDVPTCSPASEAGSENSINMAAHTLMILSRAAIARTGTPLKDSLRQEEAGEKSPPSLKNSKKRKQSPSTASPPVKKATKQSPDKKKDRQRKKLINCFPHDLDVDKFLSSLHYDE; encoded by the exons ATGTTGCTGCCATCAGACGTAGCTCGTCTGGTTCTGG GCTACCTTCAGGAGGAAGGTCTGTCCGATACAAGCCTAGCGTTTATCCAGGAGAGCCCAAACCTAAAAGAATATGCAGAACATACAATGGGAGATGGGGCTGTACctgcttgtgttttt TCTATTTTTGGAAAGGGACTAACTACCATATTAAATGAGTATATGGCTGCCAAAACAAAAG AGACGTGCAGTGAAGTACCTGctgtgatgacatcattgtgGAAAAAGCTGGATTTCACACTCAAACAAATAAA GTCCTTGCAGAGTTCTCCAGCAGTATCAGCAAGCCAGAGGG CACGTTCCCGTGTTGGACTGGCAAACCTGGCGAGACAGCGTGTATTGAGCATGACTTCAGGAAGCAGTGTGGTCTGCTCCTCCATCTCTGAAACAACCTTAGTCAACAGCCCTGCACTCGTCTCGCCGTGTATTCCCAGCCATTCCACACCTTTGAGCTACTCTGCTCCTCAAATCAGAGCACCTTCAGTCAGCGCCCCACCCAACCAGTTCCACGATGGCAGCCGATCACTCAATACACAGA GAGATACACCAGTACAGATAATAGTTACAGAACAGCGACTAAATCCAGGACCCATGTCCCCAGGGCGACGGAAATG ggaCACTCCTAGAAAAAGGAGCAGTGGTGTGGGAGGCTCCAGTGGTTCTGCCAAGTCCAGTGTGCCTGCCAGCAATGTCACTGCTGAACCACAAGCCGAGGAAGCCGTCGATGAGAACTTCCCT CAACTAGTGATACAAAATGCACGTGACAAGATATTGGGAGACCGATCGTTACAAGAAAAGCTTGCTGAGAACATTAACAAAATTCTTGCAAA CGAGCCAACACCCCAAACACCAAAGGCCCCATCAAGTTCGGTGGAAGACGACCAGTCGATCGATGAAATTCTTGGATTGCAG GGAGAAATACATATGAGTGATGATGCAATCCACGACATTTTGGAGCAAACAGAATCTGACCCTGCTTTTCAAGCCCTGTTTGACCTCTTTGACTATA aTAAAAGCAGAACTGATGGAGAACCAGAAGATGTAGATATGAGCAATGCCCCAGAGGAGAATGATACAGCTGGACCACCTCCGTCCACAGTTGGACAACTACCGGGTAATACCGGTCCGG ATACCACGGAGCAAGAAACCTCATTTTTAACACCGGTAACATTGAAGAACAAAGCTGTGCAAGAACGCAAAACTAGAAAACCGCCGACTCTCATGAAGAAGACTGTGCTCGGCTCCAGCAGCAGGTCATCCCGACTCGAAAACAGCTCTGCGAGACTGCTAATTACTCACGAAGAGCATTGTGACGACTTCTCGTCTACCCTGAGtgaaaacagaaaagaaaaagctTCAACATTTCCTCACACGTTTACTCCATCACCATTGGATATTGATACATCTTTAACTGTTTTCGAGAATACAGCCTCTGTAGGGGTACAGGACAGCTTACCCACCTTGGCACCAATTATTGACTCGACTGCGATCCCTGCATCAAGAGCCAGCGCTACAGTGGCACCAGTAATTTATGTGGACAATCAAAGCAAACAAGCACAAGGATCTCCACCTCAGTCTGCCGCAGCTCTGTCATCTTCACTGAGTAATCAGCCTACGTTTTTGTTGTCTCCTGCACAACAAAACTTGAGTGCTGACGTGCCTCCCACATCAGTCCCAAGCAGTGGTGAAAACACACAACCTCTGACTCTCTTAGTAACTCCTCAGTCTTCCACAGATGCTAACACCGCTGCATCAGTAACGTGTTCCACAGGTACATTATCCACAATGTCAAAATCTGGTATACCAGATACTGCTGCATCCAGTTTTGTGAGCAGCGATATCGATACTTCTAGCAAAGTTTCAACTGATTCCAATAACATAGTTTCTCTGAAGATTATCATCAGCGATAACCCGGATGAGGAGTCTTCAAGTGATAAAGCTCTGAATCAAGCTATTTCCAATATTCCTACAGAGAAGATACCCACAATCTACCTTTCCTCTCCGGCCAAATCTCCTCGAGGATCCGGCACACCAAGAGGCATAAATTTGGACGAAACAGCACTTGCGGTGTGTGGCTTACAAAGCTCGGAAGCTTTAGCTAATTCGCCCTGTAAAGCCGGAGCACTACTTCCGTCTCATCAATTAGCGGCGACTACTCAAGCTCAGCAAAGCTATATTATTCAGCTACCATTGGACACTGCTAACCCTGCCCTCCAAGGAAACACTACTAGCTATTTACTCATGACTGAATCACTGACAGCAGATGCTGCGGCCAGACAGTCGCAAGCGCCTACAGTTTTCTCAAAAGGACCACTTATGCCCAAAACTAACCAGTATAGTGTGACTGCAGCAACTCCGCCACAAGGTTTTGTCACTG GGTCAGCACTCATCCTACCATCTCCTGTTAAACCCATGATGCTCCCTATGACTATTATGGGACAGAATGGTATTGGAAAGGTCCAAATGATGGCCAATCAG CTTGTCGGAATACCAACCTCTGTGCCAATGCAGCAAACTGCAACCGTCGAGCCCAATGCCTCAACAGTTACAGTCAAACAGTCCGCAAATGGTG ATACTTTGCACAATACGGTGGGACAGAACCTGCAGAATGAGATGAAGGATGCCACTGCCAGTCATAAGAGAATTTTATGTTTTGAGTCGCCGACGGACGTTCAACCACCAACTTCAAACCCAGGAACAAAGACCACCACACCTTCAATTTCAAACACACTGACTTCACAAAATACCACTCATACTCAGAAAGGCCATTCTCCTGCAGCCCCTCGAACGAGGCCTGCTATCCTGGGTGGCAATAAGCCCAAACGGAAGGTGGAGACCATCAGGTGTTCAGGAGATCACCAAGCTAGCGGGAACTTGGTTATGCCTATATTTCCACAACGTCAAGAGAACAATGTCAAAAAGAACTCAACAATCCTCAATCAAGAAAGTCAAACTACAAGTGGAAACGGGGTTGGTTTGTCACAGCCTGATTCTGTGAAAAATTCAGAACCAGGATGTAGATCCAAACCTATAGCTGGAAGATATAGCCTTAATAAGGATGGAGACCAAATTAAGGATTCTGGTACCTCTAAATCATTGTCGTCTGTTTCTGAACTACAGTGTATAATCAGTAAAGAAACAGAGGAAAGCAGCAGGAAAGAGCCTGAAGAAGAACATATCGAGAAGAAGACTCTTCCTCAGGACAAACCAAAAGTGACGGCCAACAAGGAAAATGAAGTTATCGGTACGTCACAAGAGCATCTGTCAACACCTTCTTCTTCAGGAACATCAGAGTTAGGTCCTCCGGCTATTACACCATCCAAGTCTGCCAAAATTCCCTCAAAGACAAAGTCTTTGGCCAAACAGGCGGCTGAGATGCTGCAGAACATTCAGGGGCTCAGCTCTCCTCACAGACCAGGTAAGAAGTCTGCCACCAGCATCCCAGACCTCACTGGTCTCCGAACCCAAGGGACCGGTAATAACCAGGAAGAGTCTATTGATTGTCCGAGGACTCCTTTGCAACAGAAAAAGGGTAAAGATACAGAGGGGACACCTAAGAACGTTCTTCCCCATAACACCCCAGATGTCCCCACATGCAGCCCAGCCAGTGAGGCCGGGAGTGAAAACAGCATCAATATGGCCGCTCACACGCTCATGATCCTGTCGCGTGCCGCTATTGCTAGAACTGGCACTCCACTCAAAGACAGTTTGCGTCAGGAGGAAGCGGGAGAGAAGTCTCCCCCTAGTTTGAAGAATTCAAAGAAGCGCAAACAGTCGCCTTCTACTGCCAGCCCCCCAGTGAAGAAAGCAACAAAACAATCTCCTGATAAAAAGAAAGACCGG caaagaaaaaaactcataaatTGCTTCCCCCATGACTTGGATGTGGACAAGTTCCTTTCTTCACTTCACTACGATGAATGA